One segment of Haloplanus natans DSM 17983 DNA contains the following:
- a CDS encoding M50 family metallopeptidase: MRGIRIGSAFGIPIRLDLTFLLVLPLFAWLIGSDVGNLATVLNATFGSAMPVDALTAGSTRWVLGAAAATGLFVCVLLHEFGHSLVAMRYGYEIESITLWLFGGVARFTEMPEDWKQEFTIAVAGPIVSVALGVVSYAAFRVVPGALPTVQFVLAYLALTNVALAVFNMLPGFPMDGGRVLRALLARRRPHARATQIAAEVGKLFAIVLAIVGLFANLFLVALAFFIYIGASSEAQQTVMKAAFQDVTVGDIMTPAGELQTVTADTSVTALTDRMFRERHTGYPVLRGGSLVGMVTLDDTREVREVERDAYRVEDVMATDLVTITPDADAMDAISMMQREKVGRLPVVDETGNLVGLISRSDLVTAFNIIRTRGSGAESGTGLDRLSSEPEFARR; this comes from the coding sequence ATGCGCGGTATCCGTATCGGAAGCGCGTTCGGCATTCCGATCAGACTCGATCTCACCTTCCTGCTCGTCCTCCCGCTGTTCGCGTGGCTGATCGGGTCGGACGTGGGGAACCTCGCCACCGTCCTCAACGCCACGTTCGGGTCGGCGATGCCCGTCGACGCGCTCACCGCGGGATCGACGCGATGGGTCCTCGGCGCCGCGGCGGCGACCGGCCTCTTCGTCTGTGTCCTCCTCCACGAGTTCGGCCACTCCCTGGTCGCCATGCGGTACGGCTACGAAATCGAGTCGATCACGCTCTGGCTGTTCGGCGGCGTCGCACGCTTCACCGAGATGCCGGAAGACTGGAAACAGGAGTTCACCATCGCCGTCGCGGGCCCCATCGTTAGCGTCGCCCTCGGCGTCGTCTCCTACGCCGCCTTCCGCGTCGTCCCCGGCGCGCTCCCGACCGTGCAGTTCGTCCTCGCCTATCTCGCCCTGACGAACGTCGCGCTCGCGGTGTTCAACATGCTCCCCGGCTTCCCGATGGACGGCGGGCGCGTCCTTCGGGCACTGTTGGCGCGACGGCGACCCCACGCCCGCGCGACCCAGATTGCCGCCGAAGTCGGCAAACTGTTCGCCATCGTCCTCGCCATCGTCGGCCTCTTCGCCAACCTGTTTCTGGTGGCGCTTGCTTTCTTCATCTACATCGGCGCCTCCAGCGAGGCCCAGCAGACGGTGATGAAAGCGGCGTTCCAGGACGTGACCGTCGGCGACATCATGACGCCAGCGGGGGAACTGCAGACCGTCACGGCCGACACCTCGGTCACGGCGCTCACCGACCGGATGTTCCGGGAGCGCCACACCGGCTACCCCGTCCTTCGGGGCGGGAGCCTCGTGGGCATGGTCACCCTCGACGACACCCGGGAGGTTCGCGAGGTGGAACGGGACGCCTACCGCGTCGAGGACGTGATGGCGACGGATCTGGTGACGATCACGCCCGACGCCGACGCGATGGACGCCATCTCGATGATGCAACGCGAGAAGGTGGGGCGACTGCCAGTCGTCGACGAGACGGGGAATCTCGTCGGCCTCATCTCCCGGTCCGACCTCGTCACCGCGTTCAACATCATCCGTACCCGTGGATCGGGAGCCGAGTCGGGGACTGGACTGGACCGGCTGTCGAGCGAGCCGGAGTTCGCCCGGCGCTGA